CTACATTGGTCTGTGACGCTCTTCAAATGGCTTTATGGCGACGTAAGAAACCTACGAATGTTATCGTGCATACTGACAGGGGAAGCCAGTATTGCTCTAAAGATTATCAATCTTTGATTACAGCTTATGGTCTGCGGTGCAGCATGAGCGCCAAAGGTAATTGCTATGATAACGCTTGTGCAGAAACATTCTTTCACTCACTTAAGGTAGAAGCAATCCATGGTAACCGCTTTCCCACAAGGTGCCTCATGCGAGAGACCGTATTTGAGTATATAGAGATAGACTACAATCGAAATCGCTTACACAGCGCCAATGGCTATCTCAGCCCTGAGGCGTTTGAGGAACAACTAGTCGCTTAGTGGTGTGTCCGTTGTTGATGGGTAGGATCAGGCGCACCCTGGTTACGAGAAACTTGTTGTAATGCTCGAAACAGATTATTCCTATCTAGAATTCGCTGCATTAAAAGAGATGGGAAATTGGACAATGTATGATTAAGTTTCCAGTTTGATGTTCACCCAGAAAAAAAAATTTTTTTCTCTGGTAACTAAGTTACTTGTCAGATGCAGTCATCAAGCTCTGCATTAATAATACTGTCCAGAATTGTTCAGGCCTTCAGTAGCACGAAATCTACCTACTATGCCTTCTGCTGACTTCTATGGATCGGTCAAAACCAATCTCTCAGTTTTCAGTTACTCCATTAACAACCCATAGACCTCCCAGGGTAAGACATTTAACTTTCTTCACGTAGATGCTGGATTTATAAAACGTAGGCCAGTTGTGGATGGAGAGCTTTATGGTCACGTGCCCACTGGCTCCGCCTACGTCACACCTCATATCCAGTTCTTGTTCATCACCCCGTGAATTTGCGTTGGGCTTCCTCCAGCCAATACCTCGCGATATTAACCTTGCCCTTTCGCTAACCTTCGGCTCCACGAATACCTGGTAAGAGGACTTTCACCTCTCTAGTTAAATGCCATGCCTGGCACACACGCCTAAATCAGGTGCGCCGTAGGCGTCACCTGGATTTACTTGGTACGCCCAGCATGGGCGTGAACTAATGGGGTGAAAGTCCCCTGTAGGAAGATCACCGTTTAATGGACTTCATTAAATGCTAACTACTAGCGAATGGCAACTGCAACACCGTGAGGTCTTGTGGGGAGGAAGCCGCTAGCAAAACTACGAGCTGACGGACAGAAACATCATATAAGGCTTAGCCTGGAGGCGAGGTGGCCAAGAACACCGAAGCCATGTGATCTAACGGGTAGAGTAAATGATGCAGTTGTGTAGTGAAAGTTCACGTTCTTATCTGGGGAGATCTGTTCAACCTGCTGCTGTAAAGCTGTCAGCGTGGCCGCTGACTCATAAGTAGGCTCAGCCCGCTAGCCACTATCGCGGGGGTAAACAAAATTGGTGGAACACAGCAGCGCCTTGGTCAGTAATGATCAAGGTGATTAAACAGAAGTCAGCCGACGGCATAGTAGCCTAATGCCAAGATTAATACCTTGGATACGGTGAAGGCCTGAACCCAAAATCCACGAGTTAAAAGACAGGGCTAGCTTACGGATATGTTGCCAGCCGGATATAAAATTGACGTAGCGCACTGCCATGACACTCAACTCAAATGAAAATCTGCTTGAAGCCATCCTCAGCAAAGAAAATCTTAATGCTGCATGGAAACACGTGCGAAGCAACAAAGGTGCCGCAGGCATTGACGGGATTACTGTCGATAATTTTGTGCAGCACTTCAAGGCAGTTGGCGACGAGCTCATCGAGACCATTCGACAGGGTCATTACCAGCCGCTTCCCGTCAGGCGCGTCTACATTCGCAAGCCAGATGGTGGCCAGCGTGGTCTCGGGATACCTACGATCTTTGATCGTGTTATTCAGCAGGCTATCGCCCAAATCATCGGTCCCTGTTTCGATAAAACCTTTTCGGAGTTCAGCTATGGATTCCGCCCAAAGCGATCACAGCATCATGCGGTGAAAAAGCTGCGAAAGTATATCGAGGGAGGGAAACGAATAGCAGTGGATGTCGATTTATCCAAATTCTTCGACCGGGTAAATCATGATTTCCTCATGAGTTTACTTGGCCAAAGAATCAGCGATAAGCGCGTACTCAAACTGATCGCAAGCTACTTGCGTGCAGGAAGTGTAGAAGATGGATGCTGGAAAGCCTGTCATGAGGGGGTGCCACAAGGTGGCCCTTTATCGCCGCTGCTCTCCAACATTGTACTCCACTTGCTCGACAAAGAGCTGGAAAAACGCCGACACAATTTCGTCCGCTATGCGGACGATTTTGTGATTGTGGTTTCCTCTAAACGCGCGGGTGAACGGGTTATGGCGAGTATTAAACGCTTTGTTGAGCGCAAGCTTAAGCTCAAAGTTAACGATACTAAAAGCCAAGTGGTTCCTGTCAGCCGTTGTAAGTTCCTAGGCTTCTCTTTTCGGGGGCAAAGCTTGTCTGGCATGATAAGTCCCTGCTCCAATTTAAATACCGCGTCCGACAGATTACAGGGCGATCTCGTGGTATCTCTATGGAAAAGAAACTGAAAGAACTTACCGTATACCTCCGTGGTTGGATCAACTATTTTGGAATAGCGCAAGGCTATCAAAAATGTATCGATCTAGACTGCTGGATACGACGGCGATTAAGAATGAGCTATTGGAAGAATTGGCGCAGAGTGAGAACGAAAGTTCGAAATTTACTGCGTATGGGTGTGAGTGAATCGCTGGCAGTTACCTGCGGCTCGTCCGGTAAAAGTTACTGGCGAAGCGCAAAAACTGAGGGTATTCATATTGCGCTCAATAATGAGTTCTTCGAAG
This DNA window, taken from Microbulbifer sp. VAAF005, encodes the following:
- the ltrA gene encoding group II intron reverse transcriptase/maturase, coding for MTLNSNENLLEAILSKENLNAAWKHVRSNKGAAGIDGITVDNFVQHFKAVGDELIETIRQGHYQPLPVRRVYIRKPDGGQRGLGIPTIFDRVIQQAIAQIIGPCFDKTFSEFSYGFRPKRSQHHAVKKLRKYIEGGKRIAVDVDLSKFFDRVNHDFLMSLLGQRISDKRVLKLIASYLRAGSVEDGCWKACHEGVPQGGPLSPLLSNIVLHLLDKELEKRRHNFVRYADDFVIVVSSKRAGERVMASIKRFVERKLKLKVNDTKSQVVPVSRCKFLGFSFRGQSLSGMISPCSNLNTASDRLQGDLVVSLWKRN
- a CDS encoding group II intron maturase-specific domain-containing protein, whose product is MEKKLKELTVYLRGWINYFGIAQGYQKCIDLDCWIRRRLRMSYWKNWRRVRTKVRNLLRMGVSESLAVTCGSSGKSYWRSAKTEGIHIALNNEFFEGMGLISLRDRWVEIHYG